In a genomic window of Allomeiothermus silvanus DSM 9946:
- a CDS encoding hydroxymethylglutaryl-CoA lyase produces the protein MRWVECPRDSWQGFRQFIPTDEKLAYLRGLLEAGFTHLDLTSFVSPKWVPQHADAEEVLARLPAPQGREYLVIIANERGMQRALQAENVTSVGYPFSICETFQRKNVNKTIAESWEELAHMRDMASGRLGFVVYLSMGFGNPYGDPWSPERVVEFVGQLREMGIRRIALADTYGVATAQAIRKTLQAVAVAFGPEDIGAHLHSRPEATLEKVDAVLASGVRWLEGALAGIGGCPFAGDDLVGNLATEAVLPYLARKGFEVGVQLDSLAQLADEAALLRARFA, from the coding sequence ATGAGATGGGTAGAGTGCCCCCGAGATTCTTGGCAAGGCTTCAGGCAATTCATCCCCACCGACGAAAAACTAGCCTACCTGCGAGGGCTGCTGGAGGCCGGATTTACCCACCTCGACCTCACCAGCTTCGTCTCGCCTAAGTGGGTTCCCCAACACGCCGATGCCGAGGAGGTATTGGCCCGGCTTCCGGCACCCCAGGGCCGCGAATACCTGGTCATCATCGCCAATGAAAGGGGAATGCAGCGGGCGTTGCAAGCCGAAAACGTGACCAGCGTGGGGTACCCTTTTTCTATTTGTGAGACCTTTCAGCGCAAGAACGTCAATAAGACCATAGCCGAGTCCTGGGAAGAGCTTGCCCACATGCGCGATATGGCATCGGGTAGGCTCGGGTTTGTGGTGTACCTCTCGATGGGCTTTGGCAATCCCTATGGGGATCCTTGGAGCCCTGAGCGGGTGGTGGAGTTCGTGGGCCAATTGCGCGAGATGGGCATTCGGCGTATAGCCCTAGCCGATACCTATGGGGTTGCGACCGCCCAGGCCATCAGAAAAACCCTGCAGGCCGTGGCGGTGGCTTTTGGGCCTGAGGACATCGGGGCGCATTTGCACTCGCGGCCCGAGGCTACTTTGGAAAAAGTGGATGCGGTGCTGGCGAGCGGGGTGCGCTGGCTCGAGGGGGCCTTAGCAGGGATTGGTGGTTGTCCTTTTGCGGGAGATGATCTGGTGGGCAATTTAGCCACCGAGGCGGTGCTGCCGTATTTGGCTCGGAAGGGGTTCGAGGTAGGGGTGCAGCTAGATTCCTTGGCCCAACTCGCTGACGAGGCTGCGTTGCTGCGTGCCCGCTTTGCTTGA
- a CDS encoding DUF5615 family PIN-like protein, whose translation MANKVLLDENIPTAVLWWCISQGFDAMTAREAGLVGRSDSELNAFLHREGRVLITLDLDFSDPVKLPVGPGRIVLRPWITDGELMVRLLRRMMPLGLPRAGELFVVQVNGIARYGVEI comes from the coding sequence ATGGCGAATAAGGTTTTGCTAGACGAAAACATCCCGACCGCGGTGCTCTGGTGGTGCATCAGCCAAGGCTTCGATGCGATGACCGCACGGGAAGCCGGTTTGGTGGGCCGCTCGGACAGCGAACTCAATGCCTTCCTGCACCGCGAGGGGCGGGTGCTCATCACCTTGGACCTGGATTTTTCTGATCCCGTCAAACTGCCGGTGGGTCCGGGGCGGATCGTCTTACGCCCTTGGATCACCGACGGCGAGCTGATGGTGCGGTTGCTGCGCAGGATGATGCCGCTGGGCTTGCCTCGAGCGGGGGAACTCTTCGTGGTGCAGGTCAACGGGATAGCTCGCTACGGAGTGGAAATATGA
- a CDS encoding PIN/TRAM domain-containing protein, which translates to MSFVRLLAYLLFIYLGYQAGSLVDALASSAGALSLNRIYLAVVGLLVGFLLVPRLTYTLEWAFVRMQERIKALPPEVPVALTVASTIGLLLSVLLTSLLSQWEGFSPVLSLVLAGILITLLSAVALANREYFKPRQPVSPQPGLRSRGGKLLDTSILIDGRVAEVVELGFLEGPLYVPQFILRELQYHADASDAQRRAKGRRGLETLERLKNSTTLEVIEESAKSDDPVDDQLLALARRMGSALVTNDHALLQLARIYGVKSLSVQALAAALRSPHAAGESLRITIVKEGKEPGQGVGYLEDGTMIVVDDALAYRGQEVQVTITQSIQTQVGRLLFAKLDRTTT; encoded by the coding sequence ATGAGCTTTGTTCGCCTCCTCGCCTACTTGCTGTTCATCTACCTCGGTTACCAAGCCGGATCGCTGGTGGATGCGCTGGCTTCCTCTGCCGGAGCGCTCTCGCTCAACCGCATCTATCTGGCGGTGGTGGGGCTGTTGGTAGGGTTTTTGTTGGTTCCTCGTCTCACTTACACGCTCGAATGGGCCTTCGTTCGGATGCAAGAACGGATCAAGGCCCTGCCGCCCGAGGTCCCGGTAGCCCTCACGGTAGCCTCTACCATCGGGTTGCTCCTGTCGGTGCTCCTTACCAGTCTGCTCTCGCAGTGGGAGGGCTTCTCGCCGGTGTTGTCGCTGGTGTTGGCGGGCATCTTAATCACCCTGCTCTCGGCGGTAGCCCTGGCCAACCGGGAGTACTTCAAGCCGCGCCAACCGGTAAGCCCGCAGCCGGGCTTACGCAGTAGAGGCGGCAAGCTGCTCGACACCTCGATCCTCATTGACGGGCGGGTAGCGGAGGTGGTCGAGTTGGGCTTTTTGGAAGGTCCCCTGTACGTGCCCCAGTTCATCCTCCGGGAACTCCAGTACCACGCCGACGCCTCCGATGCGCAGCGGCGGGCCAAGGGACGGCGGGGGCTAGAGACCCTCGAGCGCCTGAAAAACTCCACCACCTTGGAAGTGATCGAGGAGAGCGCCAAAAGCGACGACCCTGTGGATGACCAGCTTTTGGCCCTGGCCCGGCGCATGGGTTCAGCCTTGGTCACTAACGACCACGCCCTCTTGCAACTGGCCCGCATCTACGGGGTCAAGTCCCTCTCGGTGCAAGCCCTGGCAGCAGCGCTACGCAGCCCGCACGCAGCAGGAGAGAGCCTGCGCATCACCATCGTCAAGGAGGGTAAGGAGCCCGGCCAGGGGGTGGGGTACCTCGAGGACGGCACCATGATCGTGGTGGATGACGCGCTCGCCTACCGCGGCCAGGAGGTGCAGGTGACCATCACCCAGTCCATCCAAACCCAAGTGGGGCGGCTGCTGTTTGCTAAGTTAGACCGCACCACAACGTAA
- the sucD gene encoding succinate--CoA ligase subunit alpha, with protein MSILVDKNTKVLVQGITGREGAFHTEQMMKAGTSVVAGMTPGKGGQTALGVPVYDTVKEATTHHHIDASIIFVPAPGAADAALEAAHAGIPLVVLITEGIPTLDMVKAVAEIKAMGNVRLIGGNCPGLITPGECKLGIMPANVFKRGKVGLISRSGTVTYETAKALSDAGYGISTCIGIGGDPIIGTTFKDLLPLFNEDPETEAVVICGEIGGSDEEDAAEYIKARMKKPVVGFIGGRSAPKGKKMGHAGAIIMGNVGTPESKLAAFADADVPVADTIDDIVELVRAKLG; from the coding sequence ATGAGCATCCTCGTCGACAAGAACACCAAAGTTTTGGTCCAGGGCATCACTGGGCGCGAGGGAGCTTTTCACACCGAGCAGATGATGAAGGCCGGAACGAGCGTGGTAGCCGGGATGACCCCTGGCAAGGGAGGTCAGACCGCGCTGGGTGTTCCGGTCTACGACACCGTCAAAGAAGCCACCACCCACCACCACATCGACGCCTCGATCATCTTCGTGCCCGCACCCGGTGCCGCCGATGCGGCGCTCGAGGCCGCCCACGCTGGCATCCCTTTGGTGGTGCTCATTACCGAGGGCATCCCTACCCTGGATATGGTAAAAGCTGTCGCCGAGATCAAAGCCATGGGCAACGTGCGGCTCATCGGCGGCAACTGCCCCGGCCTCATCACCCCCGGCGAGTGCAAGCTGGGCATCATGCCCGCCAACGTGTTTAAGCGGGGCAAGGTAGGGCTCATCAGCCGCTCGGGCACCGTGACCTACGAGACCGCCAAGGCCCTCTCCGACGCGGGCTACGGCATCTCGACGTGCATCGGCATCGGCGGCGACCCCATCATCGGTACCACCTTCAAGGATCTGCTGCCCCTGTTCAACGAAGACCCCGAGACCGAAGCGGTAGTGATCTGCGGTGAGATCGGGGGCTCTGACGAGGAGGACGCGGCCGAATACATCAAGGCTCGTATGAAGAAGCCGGTAGTGGGTTTCATCGGCGGGCGCAGCGCCCCCAAGGGCAAGAAGATGGGCCACGCCGGGGCCATCATCATGGGCAACGTGGGCACCCCGGAGTCCAAGCTCGCGGCGTTCGCCGATGCGGATGTGCCGGTAGCCGATACGATCGACGATATCGTCGAGTTGGTACGGGCCAAGCTCGGCTAA
- the sucC gene encoding ADP-forming succinate--CoA ligase subunit beta, whose translation MNLHEYQAKELLARYGIPVPPGKVAYTADEAKQIATEYGNTVVIKAQVHTGGRGKAGGVKLAKTPEEAREKASQILGLNIKGFVTRKVLVAKAVDIAKEYYAGLILDRVTQRVVLMLSKEGGVDIEEVAATKPYAIIKHPIDPHKGLRPFEARELIKKAGMEGNLNKLASVLVQLYNAYVGIDASIAEINPLVITPAGDVVAADAKIVLDDNALYRHPDLSTLREVDAEHPLEVEASNYGFSYVKLDGWIGVIGNGAGLVMYTLDLVNRVGGKAANFLDIGGGAKADVVYNALKVVLKDPDVKGVFINIFGGITRADEVAKGVIRAMDEGILTKPVAMRVAGTAEEEAKALLKGRPIYMYPTSIEAAKAIVSMTGGGASAHSTGGAQ comes from the coding sequence GTGAACTTACACGAGTACCAAGCCAAAGAACTCTTGGCCCGCTACGGCATCCCGGTGCCGCCAGGGAAGGTTGCTTACACCGCCGACGAGGCCAAGCAGATCGCCACCGAGTATGGCAACACGGTGGTGATCAAAGCCCAGGTGCATACCGGCGGACGCGGCAAAGCCGGGGGAGTCAAGCTCGCCAAAACCCCCGAGGAAGCCCGCGAGAAAGCCAGCCAGATCCTGGGGCTCAACATCAAAGGCTTCGTAACCCGCAAAGTGCTGGTAGCTAAGGCGGTGGACATCGCCAAGGAGTACTATGCGGGGCTGATCCTGGATCGGGTGACCCAGCGGGTGGTGTTGATGCTGTCCAAGGAAGGCGGGGTAGACATCGAAGAGGTGGCTGCTACCAAGCCCTACGCGATTATCAAGCACCCCATTGACCCGCATAAAGGTCTACGCCCTTTCGAGGCCCGTGAACTCATCAAAAAAGCGGGCATGGAGGGCAACCTCAACAAACTGGCGAGCGTCCTGGTACAGCTGTATAACGCCTACGTGGGCATCGATGCCTCCATTGCCGAGATCAACCCCCTGGTCATCACCCCTGCTGGGGATGTGGTAGCCGCCGACGCCAAGATTGTGCTCGATGATAACGCTCTGTACCGCCACCCCGACCTCTCCACCTTGCGCGAGGTGGACGCCGAGCACCCGCTCGAGGTCGAGGCTTCTAACTACGGCTTCTCTTACGTCAAGTTAGATGGCTGGATAGGGGTGATTGGCAACGGGGCGGGGCTGGTGATGTATACCCTGGACCTGGTGAACCGGGTGGGCGGTAAGGCCGCAAACTTCCTCGACATCGGCGGAGGGGCTAAGGCCGACGTGGTCTACAACGCGCTCAAGGTAGTGCTCAAAGACCCCGACGTGAAGGGGGTCTTTATCAACATCTTCGGCGGGATCACCCGCGCCGACGAGGTCGCCAAGGGTGTGATCCGGGCCATGGACGAAGGTATCCTGACCAAACCGGTGGCAATGCGGGTAGCCGGAACCGCTGAGGAAGAAGCCAAGGCCCTACTCAAAGGCCGTCCTATTTACATGTATCCGACCTCCATCGAAGCCGCCAAAGCCATCGTCTCGATGACCGGCGGTGGCGCTTCCGCGCACTCTACGGGAGGTGCCCAATGA
- a CDS encoding DUF433 domain-containing protein, producing MKIPENLLDRINSNPDVLRGRPRIRGTRIAVYMILEALAVGMSVEAVLEEYPDLTPEDIQAALLYGARMSNYEWIELDGE from the coding sequence ATGAAAATCCCCGAAAATCTGCTGGATCGGATCAACTCCAACCCAGATGTTTTGCGGGGCCGCCCCCGCATCCGGGGGACGCGGATAGCGGTGTACATGATCTTGGAGGCTTTGGCGGTGGGGATGTCGGTGGAGGCGGTGCTCGAGGAGTATCCCGACCTCACCCCGGAGGACATTCAGGCCGCTTTGCTCTACGGCGCTCGTATGAGCAACTACGAGTGGATTGAACTCGATGGCGAATAA
- the radA gene encoding DNA repair protein RadA encodes MARTSTQYRCTACGYKSVKALGRCPNCGAWDSFKEEAPEAPKAKSGLRIPAYEGGGRIVRLRDASANLEERFSSGLGELDRVLGGGFVKGEVLLVGGEPGVGKSTILLQVAHQMLEQGKRVLYLAGEESPGQIRLRAQRLGVDESLELLRETHLEAILNLLEVERPDFLIVDSVQTLEAGSPPGSLVSVREGTAALTRYAKAYGVTTVLVGHVTKEGIVAGPKVIEHVVDATLYLETAGSFRLLRSSKNRFGPVGELGVFVMGEAGMEEVANPSAAFLAERPVGVPGSAVALALSGERALALEVQALAARTPFPAPRRVSQGLESRRVDVVLAVLERRLDLPLGNLDIYVNLAGGLRVLDAGLDLAVAVAVYSAVVGKPIPENVALVGEVGLAGEVRSVEGLERRLREGERAGFNWALHPGRVKSVEEAIRQLI; translated from the coding sequence ATGGCCAGAACCTCTACCCAGTACCGCTGCACCGCGTGCGGCTACAAATCGGTCAAAGCGCTGGGGCGCTGCCCCAACTGCGGGGCTTGGGACAGCTTCAAAGAAGAAGCCCCGGAAGCGCCCAAGGCCAAATCTGGGCTACGAATCCCGGCTTACGAGGGGGGCGGGCGCATCGTGCGGCTGCGGGATGCCTCAGCAAACCTGGAAGAGCGATTCTCGAGCGGCCTGGGCGAACTCGACCGGGTGCTGGGTGGAGGCTTCGTGAAGGGCGAGGTCTTGCTGGTCGGGGGCGAGCCGGGAGTAGGCAAGAGCACCATCCTGCTCCAGGTCGCGCACCAGATGCTCGAGCAGGGCAAGCGCGTCTTGTACCTTGCGGGTGAGGAGTCGCCAGGTCAGATCCGGCTGCGGGCCCAGCGGCTAGGGGTAGACGAGAGCCTGGAATTGCTGCGGGAGACCCACCTCGAGGCCATCTTGAACCTGCTCGAGGTAGAGCGTCCCGATTTCCTCATCGTGGACTCCGTCCAGACCCTGGAGGCCGGTTCCCCGCCGGGTTCGCTGGTCTCGGTGCGCGAGGGCACCGCTGCCCTCACCCGCTACGCCAAAGCCTACGGCGTGACCACGGTGCTGGTCGGGCACGTCACCAAAGAAGGGATAGTAGCCGGGCCCAAGGTGATTGAGCACGTGGTGGATGCCACCCTCTACCTCGAGACCGCCGGTTCCTTCCGGCTCCTCAGGAGCAGCAAAAACCGCTTTGGGCCGGTGGGCGAGCTAGGGGTGTTCGTGATGGGCGAGGCGGGTATGGAAGAGGTCGCCAACCCCTCGGCGGCTTTCCTGGCCGAGCGCCCGGTGGGGGTGCCAGGGAGCGCGGTGGCCCTGGCCCTTTCGGGGGAGAGAGCCCTGGCCCTAGAGGTGCAGGCCCTGGCCGCCCGCACCCCCTTCCCCGCCCCGCGCCGGGTATCCCAGGGGCTCGAGAGCCGCCGGGTAGATGTGGTGCTGGCCGTCTTAGAGCGCCGCCTGGATCTACCGTTGGGCAACCTGGACATCTATGTCAACTTGGCCGGGGGGTTGCGGGTCTTGGATGCCGGTTTGGACTTGGCGGTGGCAGTGGCGGTGTATTCTGCTGTCGTGGGCAAGCCGATCCCAGAGAACGTGGCCCTGGTGGGCGAAGTAGGGCTGGCCGGAGAGGTGCGCAGCGTGGAAGGGCTCGAGCGCCGTTTGCGCGAGGGCGAGCGGGCGGGGTTCAACTGGGCCTTGCACCCTGGGCGCGTCAAAAGCGTGGAGGAAGCCATACGTCAACTGATCTGA
- a CDS encoding ATP-dependent Clp protease ATP-binding subunit: protein MNRYDDRARLVFHYAREEGSRLGHSMIGPEHLLLGLMREGGTAARILMEYGATLEAMRRMVEELVGRGEGSRSGEPPAITPRARRVMELAGAEARNMGSPVIGTEHILLGIIREGDGIAYRIMTHYAKDVDTIRWRVLSQAGETTKEKAVATPFLDEYGRDLTKEAREGKLDPVIGRAEEINRVIQILARRTKNNPVLVGDPGVGKTAIVEGLAQAIIEGRVPPVLRGARIVSVDLAGVVAGTKYRGEFEERLRQIIEELKNAKVVAFIDELHTLIGAGGAEGTLDAANILKPPLSRGEIQVIGATTTGEYHRYIEKDAALERRFQPVIVLEPTPEETSEILRGLRPRYEAHHGVVIPDEILDLSVKIGIRSLPGRNFPDKAIDLIDEAASRVRLNASLGLPVAEDEDGTPLVSREDIEAVVDSWGGVYVDDKDDQKLFGLEDELKKRVIGQDEAVEALVAALRRSRVGLGGRTRVAASFLFVGSSGVGKTHLAKALAEVLFGSERALVRFDMSEFQEPHSISKLIGAPPGYVGYEQGGRLTEAVRRSPFSVVLLDEIEKAHPDIYNTFLQVLDEGRLTDGLGRTVDFRRVILIMTSNTGFNVGPGIGFTSREVDTESPLKAMFTPEFLDRLDEVIRFRTLNEAELIQVTQNMLEDIAQELASREKTVRFDPAIAAWLVEQAPKNGSTRALRNLIREKVEDPLSLALLTRPGRTLLVTLKDGEIAFEEEEVSLV, encoded by the coding sequence TTGAACAGGTACGATGATCGCGCCAGGCTGGTATTCCACTACGCGAGGGAGGAGGGCAGTCGCCTCGGGCATAGCATGATCGGCCCGGAGCATCTCCTCTTAGGCCTGATGCGCGAGGGGGGCACCGCCGCGCGCATCCTGATGGAGTACGGGGCGACCCTCGAGGCCATGAGGCGAATGGTCGAAGAGCTCGTCGGGCGAGGGGAGGGTTCGCGTAGCGGTGAGCCGCCGGCAATCACCCCCAGGGCCCGGCGAGTGATGGAACTGGCGGGTGCCGAGGCCCGCAACATGGGCTCTCCAGTTATCGGCACGGAGCATATCCTCCTGGGCATCATCCGTGAGGGCGATGGTATCGCCTACCGCATCATGACCCACTACGCCAAGGACGTGGATACCATCCGCTGGCGGGTGCTGTCGCAGGCTGGTGAAACCACCAAGGAGAAGGCCGTGGCGACTCCCTTCCTCGACGAATACGGACGCGACCTCACCAAGGAAGCTCGAGAAGGCAAGCTTGACCCAGTAATCGGCAGGGCGGAAGAGATCAACCGGGTAATCCAAATTCTGGCCCGCCGTACTAAAAATAACCCGGTGCTGGTAGGCGACCCCGGCGTGGGCAAAACCGCCATCGTAGAGGGGCTAGCGCAAGCCATCATCGAGGGGCGGGTGCCCCCCGTACTGCGCGGGGCCCGCATCGTTTCGGTGGACCTAGCCGGGGTGGTGGCGGGAACCAAATACCGCGGCGAGTTCGAAGAGCGGCTGCGGCAGATTATCGAGGAGCTCAAGAACGCCAAAGTGGTAGCGTTTATAGATGAGCTTCACACCCTGATCGGGGCGGGCGGAGCGGAAGGCACGCTCGACGCGGCCAATATCCTCAAGCCACCGCTCTCACGGGGTGAGATCCAGGTCATCGGGGCCACTACGACGGGCGAATACCACCGTTATATCGAGAAAGACGCCGCCCTCGAGCGCCGTTTCCAGCCGGTGATCGTGCTCGAGCCCACCCCCGAAGAAACCAGCGAAATCTTAAGGGGCTTGCGTCCTCGCTACGAGGCTCACCACGGGGTGGTGATCCCCGACGAGATTCTGGATCTCTCCGTTAAGATCGGCATCCGTAGCTTGCCGGGCCGCAACTTCCCCGATAAGGCCATCGACCTCATCGACGAGGCTGCCAGCCGGGTTCGGCTCAACGCTTCTTTGGGCCTCCCGGTAGCTGAGGACGAGGACGGCACCCCCCTGGTAAGCCGCGAGGACATCGAGGCGGTGGTGGATAGCTGGGGTGGCGTGTACGTGGACGATAAGGACGATCAGAAACTCTTCGGGCTGGAGGACGAACTCAAAAAACGGGTCATCGGCCAAGATGAGGCTGTAGAGGCCTTGGTGGCTGCCCTCCGGCGCAGCCGGGTAGGCTTGGGCGGGCGGACTCGGGTCGCAGCCAGCTTCCTGTTCGTAGGTTCGTCAGGGGTCGGTAAAACGCACTTGGCCAAAGCCCTGGCCGAGGTCCTCTTCGGCTCCGAGCGGGCCTTGGTGCGCTTTGATATGAGCGAGTTCCAAGAGCCGCACTCCATCTCCAAGCTGATCGGGGCCCCTCCTGGCTACGTGGGTTACGAGCAGGGGGGTCGCCTCACCGAGGCGGTGCGCCGTTCTCCGTTTAGCGTAGTGCTCCTCGACGAGATCGAAAAAGCCCACCCCGATATCTATAACACCTTCTTACAAGTGCTGGACGAGGGCCGCCTGACCGACGGGCTAGGCCGCACGGTGGACTTCCGGCGGGTCATCCTGATCATGACCTCCAACACCGGCTTCAACGTGGGCCCCGGTATCGGCTTCACCAGCCGCGAGGTAGACACCGAAAGCCCGCTCAAAGCGATGTTTACCCCGGAGTTTTTGGACCGGCTCGATGAGGTGATCCGCTTCCGCACCTTGAATGAGGCAGAGCTGATTCAGGTAACCCAGAACATGCTAGAGGACATCGCTCAGGAGCTGGCCAGCCGCGAGAAGACGGTGCGCTTCGACCCGGCCATCGCCGCCTGGTTAGTCGAACAAGCACCCAAGAACGGCTCGACCCGGGCCCTGCGCAACCTGATTCGCGAGAAGGTAGAAGACCCGCTCTCGCTGGCCCTGCTGACCCGCCCCGGTCGGACTCTGCTGGTCACCCTCAAAGACGGGGAGATCGCCTTCGAGGAAGAAGAAGTCAGTTTGGTCTAA
- a CDS encoding glycine--tRNA ligase, which produces MPAETMDELVSLCKRRGFIFQGSEIYGGLQGTYDYGPLGVELKNNLKAAWWRANVYERDDMEGLDASILTHRLVLHYSGHEATFADPLIDNRISKKRYRLDHLLKEQKPGVCAAVAVGMGLEPNTDIATLVAALMADPERAAQAMNAARVVDPADGAPGDWTPPRPFNMMFKTTIGPVADEDSYGYLRPETAQGIFVNFKNVLDSTSRRLPFGIAQIGKAFRNEITPRNFIFRVREFEQMEIEYFVKPGTDEHWHQHWLETRLEWWEAQGIPRAQIQVLDVPKEDLAHYSKRTYDLLYNFPTLGFEEIEGIANRSDYDLGSHTKAQSELGIQARVMENTDSTAKLAIQDPETGKWIVPFVIEPSAGVDRGVLAVLSEAYTREKLESGEERIVLKLKPHLAPIKVAVIPLAKNKEEITRYAKDLKRKLQALGMGRVLYEDTGNIGKAYRRHDEVGTPFCVTVDYDTIGKSQDGSTTLMDTVTVRDRDTMQQERVHVKELPQYLQERLR; this is translated from the coding sequence ATGCCTGCTGAAACGATGGACGAACTGGTTTCTCTGTGCAAGCGCCGGGGCTTTATCTTCCAGGGCTCGGAGATCTATGGGGGTCTCCAGGGCACCTACGACTACGGCCCGTTGGGGGTTGAACTCAAAAACAACCTCAAGGCGGCCTGGTGGAGGGCCAACGTTTACGAGCGCGACGACATGGAAGGGCTAGATGCCTCGATCCTCACCCACCGGCTGGTGCTGCACTACTCAGGCCACGAGGCCACTTTTGCCGATCCGCTGATCGACAACCGCATCAGCAAGAAGCGCTACCGGCTGGACCACCTGCTCAAAGAGCAAAAACCGGGGGTATGCGCAGCGGTGGCCGTGGGGATGGGCCTCGAGCCAAACACCGACATAGCCACCCTGGTCGCGGCGCTGATGGCCGACCCGGAACGGGCGGCCCAGGCCATGAACGCCGCCCGAGTGGTTGACCCCGCCGACGGTGCCCCCGGCGATTGGACTCCGCCCCGGCCCTTCAACATGATGTTCAAGACCACCATCGGCCCTGTGGCGGATGAGGATTCCTACGGCTACTTGCGCCCCGAGACCGCACAGGGCATTTTCGTAAACTTCAAGAACGTCCTCGACTCCACCAGCCGGCGCCTGCCTTTTGGCATCGCCCAGATCGGTAAGGCGTTTCGTAACGAGATCACCCCGCGCAACTTTATCTTTCGGGTGCGCGAGTTCGAGCAGATGGAGATCGAGTACTTTGTCAAGCCAGGAACCGACGAGCACTGGCACCAGCACTGGCTTGAGACGCGGCTAGAGTGGTGGGAGGCGCAGGGGATTCCGCGCGCGCAGATCCAGGTGCTGGACGTGCCCAAGGAGGACCTGGCCCACTACTCTAAGCGCACGTATGACCTTTTGTACAACTTCCCCACCCTGGGCTTCGAGGAGATCGAGGGGATAGCCAACCGCTCCGACTACGACCTGGGTTCGCATACCAAGGCACAAAGCGAGTTGGGGATTCAGGCCAGGGTGATGGAGAATACCGACTCCACCGCCAAGCTGGCCATCCAGGACCCCGAGACGGGCAAGTGGATTGTGCCCTTCGTCATCGAGCCCTCCGCGGGGGTGGACCGGGGGGTGTTGGCGGTGCTCTCCGAGGCATATACGCGGGAGAAGCTCGAGTCCGGCGAGGAGCGCATCGTCCTCAAGCTCAAGCCTCACCTGGCCCCCATCAAGGTTGCGGTGATCCCACTCGCCAAGAACAAAGAGGAGATCACCCGCTACGCCAAAGACCTGAAACGCAAGCTCCAGGCCCTGGGGATGGGCCGTGTGCTCTACGAGGATACCGGCAACATCGGCAAGGCCTACCGCCGTCACGACGAGGTAGGCACGCCTTTCTGCGTAACGGTAGATTACGACACCATCGGCAAGAGCCAAGACGGCAGCACAACCCTAATGGATACCGTTACCGTGCGGGATCGGGACACCATGCAACAGGAGCGGGTGCATGTAAAAGAGTTGCCCCAGTATCTGCAAGAACGGCTGCGCTAA